The proteins below come from a single Nitrosospira sp. Is2 genomic window:
- a CDS encoding YfjI family protein — MNGEYEMQGIPATFNGKQRRFVWEYRDTENQVQGYVARFDGDNKKEVIPYFKRINGHGWEPGAAAEPRPLFGLELLAQADPEHDVFVVEGEKAAVALQSMGYVAVTSLGGSQATGKSNWSTLRGRGRVYILPDGDEAGEAYAKATAAILTSLQKPPQVFVVRLPDLPEKGDIVDWIAVRVTHALLEWDGFAPVPESGIDLRALRREFAKVVEAHSIPIPDEWRTANQSVAEWLEPISLESATLPVWPNDVFPKPVQEFVTALSASTETPPELAALMVLAAISTAAHGKYRVQVKDDYSEPVNVWTCVALPPGSRKTSVQQAATAPLTKWEKRQREDAEPEIRKAESDHATLSARIGHLRKEAAKSEGDVFDDLLDQISQLEAQLPEIPVMPQIWAQDVTPENLGTIMAANNERMSILSDESGILEILAGRYSNGVPNLDLFLQGHAGSPVKVNRGSRPSIAMEAPSLTLGLSPQPEVLRGLSNTPSFRGRGLLGRFLYALPSSNLGYRTLDVSPINPEYRKQYEEALTAILNHGMECSKEGVESPHILQLDKDARQEWQSFALRVEAGMREGEIYHHITDWAGKLPGAVIRVAALLHMARHYDGQPWQKKIALQDMNSAFRMAEVLSAHALAVFDLMGGDPALDGARVVLRWIIREQKTEFRFRDCHHAHKSRYKRTADLNPIIEVLVERHFIRPRVEKVPHRPSRIFEVNPAVFAKRIE, encoded by the coding sequence ATGAATGGGGAATATGAAATGCAAGGCATCCCGGCAACATTTAATGGCAAGCAGCGCCGTTTTGTTTGGGAATACCGCGATACGGAAAACCAGGTGCAGGGTTATGTTGCCCGGTTTGATGGGGACAACAAAAAAGAAGTCATACCCTACTTCAAGCGAATAAACGGCCACGGCTGGGAACCCGGCGCTGCCGCCGAGCCCCGTCCGTTGTTTGGACTGGAATTGTTGGCACAAGCCGATCCGGAGCATGACGTGTTCGTGGTGGAGGGGGAAAAAGCAGCGGTAGCCCTGCAATCCATGGGATATGTGGCTGTAACCTCGCTGGGCGGAAGTCAGGCAACTGGCAAATCGAACTGGAGCACCTTAAGAGGGCGCGGGCGCGTTTACATCCTACCTGATGGGGATGAGGCAGGGGAGGCCTATGCGAAGGCAACAGCAGCCATCCTGACGAGTCTTCAAAAACCTCCCCAAGTTTTCGTGGTGCGTTTACCCGATCTTCCGGAAAAGGGTGACATCGTTGACTGGATTGCGGTTCGCGTTACCCACGCTCTACTCGAGTGGGATGGTTTTGCGCCAGTGCCGGAGAGCGGGATCGACCTGCGGGCGTTGCGGCGTGAGTTCGCAAAGGTGGTGGAAGCTCATTCAATACCGATACCGGACGAGTGGCGGACAGCTAACCAGTCCGTAGCAGAATGGCTTGAACCGATCAGTCTTGAGTCCGCTACATTACCGGTCTGGCCGAACGATGTTTTCCCGAAACCAGTTCAGGAGTTTGTCACGGCGCTAAGCGCATCCACAGAAACGCCACCAGAGCTGGCAGCACTGATGGTGCTTGCCGCAATAAGTACTGCGGCGCATGGAAAGTACAGGGTACAGGTTAAGGATGACTATTCGGAACCTGTGAACGTTTGGACCTGCGTGGCGCTTCCTCCGGGGAGCCGCAAGACTTCGGTGCAACAGGCGGCCACGGCTCCATTAACAAAGTGGGAAAAACGGCAGCGGGAAGACGCAGAACCGGAGATAAGGAAGGCGGAAAGTGACCACGCAACGCTATCTGCACGTATCGGACATTTGCGGAAGGAAGCCGCCAAGTCTGAGGGAGACGTATTCGATGATCTGTTAGATCAGATTTCGCAACTTGAAGCCCAGCTCCCTGAAATCCCCGTAATGCCGCAAATATGGGCACAGGATGTCACCCCAGAAAATTTGGGGACTATCATGGCCGCCAACAACGAGCGGATGTCGATATTAAGTGATGAGAGCGGAATCCTGGAAATACTGGCAGGGCGTTATTCCAACGGCGTTCCGAACCTCGATCTGTTTCTGCAGGGGCACGCGGGAAGCCCCGTGAAGGTGAACCGTGGCAGTCGCCCCTCAATAGCTATGGAAGCACCCTCCTTGACTCTTGGATTATCGCCTCAGCCAGAGGTGCTACGTGGGCTGAGCAATACCCCCAGTTTCAGGGGACGAGGTTTACTCGGCCGTTTTCTGTATGCACTACCCAGCTCCAACCTCGGTTATCGAACATTGGATGTCAGTCCGATTAATCCAGAATACCGTAAGCAGTATGAAGAAGCTCTGACTGCAATTCTTAATCACGGGATGGAATGCAGCAAGGAAGGGGTTGAATCGCCCCATATCCTTCAATTGGATAAGGACGCCCGCCAAGAGTGGCAGTCATTCGCACTCAGAGTAGAGGCAGGGATGCGCGAGGGCGAAATCTATCACCACATCACCGACTGGGCAGGCAAGCTGCCCGGTGCTGTGATTCGAGTAGCAGCACTGCTCCACATGGCCCGTCACTACGATGGTCAACCATGGCAAAAGAAAATCGCGCTGCAGGATATGAATTCCGCGTTTCGGATGGCGGAAGTGTTAAGTGCGCATGCCCTGGCTGTTTTCGACCTGATGGGGGGAGACCCGGCTTTGGATGGTGCAAGGGTCGTGCTGAGATGGATAATTCGGGAACAAAAAACAGAATTTAGGTTTAGGGATTGTCACCACGCGCATAAGAGCCGATATAAGAGAACTGCTGATCTAAATCCTATTATTGAGGTGTTGGTCGAGCGTCACTTTATCAGACCGCGCGTGGAAAAAGTGCCGCACCGACCCAGCCGCATCTTTGAAGTAAATCCGGCAGTCTTTGCAAAACGTATCGAGTAG
- a CDS encoding CHC2 zinc finger domain-containing protein, whose translation MKNLMGLLQEVKSYISPVVFYLVELPAMPSNKRHGWCGGGLCPFHDDCHPGSFKVNLTTGPFHCFTCGTSGTDIVAFTRLKYGLSFPVTLQKLADEWGI comes from the coding sequence ATGAAAAACCTGATGGGATTGCTGCAAGAAGTGAAATCCTATATTTCCCCCGTCGTTTTCTATCTCGTTGAATTGCCGGCAATGCCTTCCAATAAGAGGCATGGCTGGTGCGGTGGAGGGCTGTGCCCATTTCATGATGACTGCCACCCGGGGAGCTTCAAGGTGAACCTGACGACGGGTCCATTCCACTGCTTTACTTGTGGCACAAGTGGAACAGACATTGTTGCCTTCACGCGACTGAAATACGGCCTGAGTTTTCCCGTGACATTGCAAAAACTAGCCGATGAATGGGGAATATGA
- a CDS encoding site-specific integrase has product MANIEKRLSGEGKTSYRVKVRLKGFPVQSATFNRLTDARKWAQDTESAIRGGRHFKTSEGKRHTLAQLVERYIKTVLPTKPKSQVKQTAQLEWWKEQIGAYSLADITPSLIVQHRDKLIEGITVRGKPRSPATVVRYMAALSHAFTTAVKEWGWIDDSPMRKVSKPKESRGRVRFLSDDERVRLLKSCKESSNPYLYPVVVLALSTGMRHGEIMALSWDDVDLQRGRAVLHETKNGERRAVAITGHVLELLKELAKVRRIDSNLLFPSRENRPQKPQKPVDLRTPWENALKRADIRDFRFHDLRHSAASYLAMNGASLAEIAEVLGHKTLQMVKRYAHLSEGHTARVVESMNQKIFGGQ; this is encoded by the coding sequence ATGGCAAATATCGAGAAACGCCTCTCCGGCGAGGGCAAGACCTCCTACCGGGTGAAGGTGAGATTAAAGGGTTTTCCCGTACAGTCCGCTACATTCAATCGCCTGACTGATGCCAGGAAATGGGCACAGGACACCGAATCTGCAATTCGGGGTGGCCGCCACTTCAAAACCTCCGAGGGCAAACGCCACACGTTGGCCCAGTTGGTAGAGCGATATATAAAGACAGTCCTGCCGACCAAGCCTAAGAGCCAAGTTAAACAAACCGCGCAGCTTGAATGGTGGAAAGAACAGATTGGGGCTTATTCGCTAGCGGACATCACTCCATCGCTGATCGTCCAACATCGCGATAAACTCATTGAAGGAATCACCGTACGGGGCAAGCCACGTTCGCCTGCAACGGTCGTGCGCTACATGGCCGCGTTGTCCCATGCCTTCACGACCGCAGTCAAGGAATGGGGCTGGATCGATGACAGCCCCATGCGGAAAGTCAGCAAGCCGAAGGAATCACGGGGTCGCGTGCGGTTTCTCTCGGATGATGAACGCGTCCGTTTGTTGAAATCCTGCAAGGAGTCCAGCAATCCCTATTTATACCCAGTAGTCGTGCTGGCACTGTCAACGGGTATGCGCCACGGCGAAATCATGGCTTTGTCCTGGGATGATGTGGACTTGCAACGGGGGAGGGCGGTCCTGCATGAGACCAAGAATGGGGAGCGTCGTGCCGTGGCTATTACCGGGCATGTGTTGGAGTTGCTCAAGGAGTTGGCCAAAGTGCGCCGGATAGACAGCAATCTGCTTTTTCCATCTAGGGAAAACCGACCACAAAAGCCACAAAAGCCCGTTGACTTGCGCACACCATGGGAGAACGCACTCAAAAGGGCCGATATTCGAGACTTCCGCTTTCACGATCTGCGCCATAGCGCCGCATCGTACCTCGCCATGAACGGGGCAAGTTTGGCTGAAATTGCAGAAGTGCTGGGACACAAGACACTGCAGATGGTGAAACGCTACGCGCATCTTAGCGAAGGACACACGGCTAGGGTAGTGGAATCAATGAATCAAAAGATATTTGGGGGACAGTAA